In the Numida meleagris isolate 19003 breed g44 Domestic line chromosome 5, NumMel1.0, whole genome shotgun sequence genome, one interval contains:
- the MGEA5 gene encoding protein O-GlcNAcase isoform X2: MEQRKELFRRLQKWGLNTYLYAPKDDYKHRMFWREMYSVEEAEQLMTLISAAREHEIEFIYAISPGLDITFSNPKEVSTLKRKLDQVSQFGCRSFALLFDDIDHNMCAADKEVFSSFAHAQVSITNEIYQYLGEPDTFLFCPTEYCGTFCYPNVAQSPYLRTVGEKLLPGIDVLWTGPKVVSKDIPVESIEEVSKIIRRAPVIWDNIHANDYDQKRLFLGPYKGRSTELIPRLKGVLTNPNCEFEANYVAIHTLATWYKSNMNGVRKDVVMTDTEDSTVSIQIKLENEGSDEDIETDVLYSPQMALKLALTEWLQEFGVPQQYSSRQVAHSGAKTAVGDVGPLVAPSSLNAATVVTTVYQEPIMSQGAALSSEPPALVKEEEKKQSDEEPMDMVVEKQEDADKNTNQILTDIAEAKMTEELKPMDTDKESIAESKSPEMSMQEDSGSDIAPMQTDEQINKEQFVPGPNEKPLYAVEPVTLEDLQLLADLFYLPYEHGPKGAQMLREFQWLRANSSVVSVNCKGKDAEKIEEWRNRAAKFEEMCSLVMGMFTRLSNCANRTILYDMYSYVWDIKSIMSMVKSFVQWLGCRSQSSAQFLSGDQEPWAFRGGLAGEFQRLLPIDGANDLFFQPPPLTPTSKVYTIRPYFPKDEASVYKICREMYADGADQPFHSLPDLIGDKLVGGLLTLSLDYCFVLEDEDGICGYALGTVDVTPFIKKCKMSWIPFMQEKYTKPNSDKELSEAEKIMLSFHEEQEVLPESFLANFPSLIKIDIHKKVTDPSVAKSMMACLLSSLKANGSRGAFCEVRPDDKRILEFYSKLGCFEIAKMEGFPKDVVILGRSL, encoded by the exons atggagcagaggaaagaaCTTTTTAGAAG GCTTCAGAAGTGGGGGCTAAATACTTACCTGTACGCCCCGAAGGATGACTACAAGCACAGGATGTTCTGGCGGGAAATGTACTCTGTGGAAGAAGCAG AGCAGCTAATGACTCTAATATCAGCTGCACGTGAACATGAAATAGAGTTCATCTATGCAATCTCACCTGGACTTGACATCACTTTCTCAAATCCCAAAGAAGTATCCACGTTGAAACGCAAGCTGGACCAG GTTTCCCAGTTTGGCTGCAGATCTTTTGCCCTGCTGTTTGATGATATCGATCACAACATGTGTGCAGCGGACAAAGAAGTGTTCAGTTCCTTTGCTCATGCTCAAGTATCaataacaaatgaaatttaCCAATATCTGGGAGAACCGGAcacattccttttctgtcctacAG aataCTGTGGAACTTTCTGTTACCCAAATGTTGCTCAGTCTCCATATTTACGAACTGTAGGGGAAAAGCTGCTTCCTGGCATTGATGTGTTATGGACAG GTCCGAAAGTTGTATCTAAAGACATTCCAGTAGAGTCCATTGAAGAAGTTTCTAAGATCATCAGGAGAGCACCAGTGATTTGGGACAACATTCATGCTAATGATTATGATCAAAAGAGGCTTTTTCTTGGGCCTTACAAAGGTCGGTCGACAGAACTCATCCCTCGACTAAAGGGAGTTCTCACCAATCCAAACTGTGAATTTGAAGCCAATTATGTTGCTATTCACACGCTCGCAACCTGGTACAAGTCTAACATGAATGGAGTGAGGAAAGATGTGGTGATGA CTGATACTGAAGACAGTACAGTTTCTATCCAGATTAAACTGGAAAATGAGGGGAGCGATGAAGATATCGAAACAGATGTTCTCTACAGCCCACAAATGGCCCTGAAACTGGCCCTAACTGAATGGCTTCAGGAGTTCGGAGTACCTCAGCAATACAGCA GTAGGCAAGTGGCCCACAGCGGAGCTAAGACTGCTGTAGGGGACGTAGGGCCTCTGGTGGCACCGTCGTCTTTAAATGCGGCAACTGTGGTTACCACGGTTTATCAGGAACCCATCATGAGTCAAGGTGCAGCGCTGAGCAGCGAGCCGCCCGCCTTGgtaaaggaggaggagaagaagcaATCTGACGAGGAGCCAATGGACATGGTTGTAGAAAAACAAGAGGACGCAGACAAGAATACTAACCAGATTCTGACAGATATTGCTGAAGCGAAGATGACAGAGGAGTTGAAGCCAATGGATACTGATAAGGAGAGCATAGCTGAATCGAAGTCCCCGGAGATGTCTATGCAGGAAGACTCTGGCAGTGATATTGCCCCTATGCAAACTGATGAACAAATTAACAAGGAACAGTTTGTGCCTGGGCCAAATGAAAAACCACTGTATGCAGTGGAACCGGTGACTTTAGAGGACTTGCAGCTTCTTGCTGACTTGTTTTATCTCCCGTATGAACATGGGCCCAAAGGCGCACAGATGCTGAGAGAATTCCAGTGGCTTAGAGCAAATAGCAGTGTTGTCAGTGTtaactgcaaaggaaaggaTGCTGAAAAG ATAGAAGAATGGCGTAACCGAGCAGCTAAGTTTGAAGAGATGTGCAGCTTGGTGATGGGAATGTTCACTCGCCTCTCCAATTGTGCCAACAGAACAATCCTTTATGATATGTACTCCTACGTCTGGGATATCAAGAGTATTATGTCAATGGTGAAATCTTTTGTGCAATGGTTAG GGTGTCGTAGTCAATCTTCAGCACAGTTCTTAAGTGGAGACCAAGAACCCTGGGCCTTTAGAGGTGGTCTAGCAGGAGAGTTCCAG cgGTTGCTGCCTATTGATGGAGCAAATGACCTCTTTTTTCAACCGCCTCCGTTAACGCCCACTTCCAAGGTGTACACCATAAGACCCTACTTCCCCAAAGATGAG GCATCTGTATATAAGATCTGCAGAGAGATGTACGCTGATGGAGCTGATCAACCTTTCCATAGTTTACCAGACTTAATTGGAGACAA GCTAGTAGGAGGTCTGCTCACCCTCAGCCTAGATTACTGCTTTGTCTTGGAAGATGAGGATGGCATATGTGGCTACGCTCTGGGAACAGTTGATGTGACTCCTTTcattaagaaatgcaaaatgtccTGGATCCCTttcatgcaagaaaaatatactAAACCCAATAGTGACAAGGAGCTGTCTGAGGCAGAG aaaataatgctaAGCTTCCATGAAGAACAAGAAGTGTTGCCAGAATCATTCCTTGCCAACTTCCCATCATTGATAAAGATTGATATCCACAAAAAAGTGACAGATCCAAGTGTGGCCAAAAGCATGATGGCCTGCCTGCTCTCTTCTCTAAAGGCTAATG gcTCCCGTGGGGCTTTTTGTGAAGTGAGACCAGATGATAAAAGAATTCTGGAGTTCTACAGCAAGCTGGGCTGTTTTGAAATTGCTAAAATGGAAGGATTTCCAAAGGATGTCGTTATCCTTGGAAGAAGCCTGTGA
- the MGEA5 gene encoding protein O-GlcNAcase isoform X1: MVQKEGQAALEEPQGSPNPAGVPGAPLEPPGAAAGPVPGGEETDTETETALGSRRFLCGVVEGFYGRPWVMEQRKELFRRLQKWGLNTYLYAPKDDYKHRMFWREMYSVEEAEQLMTLISAAREHEIEFIYAISPGLDITFSNPKEVSTLKRKLDQVSQFGCRSFALLFDDIDHNMCAADKEVFSSFAHAQVSITNEIYQYLGEPDTFLFCPTEYCGTFCYPNVAQSPYLRTVGEKLLPGIDVLWTGPKVVSKDIPVESIEEVSKIIRRAPVIWDNIHANDYDQKRLFLGPYKGRSTELIPRLKGVLTNPNCEFEANYVAIHTLATWYKSNMNGVRKDVVMTDTEDSTVSIQIKLENEGSDEDIETDVLYSPQMALKLALTEWLQEFGVPQQYSSRQVAHSGAKTAVGDVGPLVAPSSLNAATVVTTVYQEPIMSQGAALSSEPPALVKEEEKKQSDEEPMDMVVEKQEDADKNTNQILTDIAEAKMTEELKPMDTDKESIAESKSPEMSMQEDSGSDIAPMQTDEQINKEQFVPGPNEKPLYAVEPVTLEDLQLLADLFYLPYEHGPKGAQMLREFQWLRANSSVVSVNCKGKDAEKIEEWRNRAAKFEEMCSLVMGMFTRLSNCANRTILYDMYSYVWDIKSIMSMVKSFVQWLGCRSQSSAQFLSGDQEPWAFRGGLAGEFQRLLPIDGANDLFFQPPPLTPTSKVYTIRPYFPKDEASVYKICREMYADGADQPFHSLPDLIGDKLVGGLLTLSLDYCFVLEDEDGICGYALGTVDVTPFIKKCKMSWIPFMQEKYTKPNSDKELSEAEKIMLSFHEEQEVLPESFLANFPSLIKIDIHKKVTDPSVAKSMMACLLSSLKANGSRGAFCEVRPDDKRILEFYSKLGCFEIAKMEGFPKDVVILGRSL; the protein is encoded by the exons ATGGTGCAGAAGGAGGGGCAGGCGGCGCTGGAGgagccccagggcagccccaACCCGGCCGGAGTGCCGGGAGCTCCCCTGGAACCGCCGGGTGCCGCCGCGGGGCCTGTCCCGGGGGGTGAGGAAACCGACACGGAGACGGAGACGGCGCTGGGCTCCCGCCGCTTCCTGTGCGGCGTGGTGGAAG GATTTTATGGAAGACCTTGGGTTatggagcagaggaaagaaCTTTTTAGAAG GCTTCAGAAGTGGGGGCTAAATACTTACCTGTACGCCCCGAAGGATGACTACAAGCACAGGATGTTCTGGCGGGAAATGTACTCTGTGGAAGAAGCAG AGCAGCTAATGACTCTAATATCAGCTGCACGTGAACATGAAATAGAGTTCATCTATGCAATCTCACCTGGACTTGACATCACTTTCTCAAATCCCAAAGAAGTATCCACGTTGAAACGCAAGCTGGACCAG GTTTCCCAGTTTGGCTGCAGATCTTTTGCCCTGCTGTTTGATGATATCGATCACAACATGTGTGCAGCGGACAAAGAAGTGTTCAGTTCCTTTGCTCATGCTCAAGTATCaataacaaatgaaatttaCCAATATCTGGGAGAACCGGAcacattccttttctgtcctacAG aataCTGTGGAACTTTCTGTTACCCAAATGTTGCTCAGTCTCCATATTTACGAACTGTAGGGGAAAAGCTGCTTCCTGGCATTGATGTGTTATGGACAG GTCCGAAAGTTGTATCTAAAGACATTCCAGTAGAGTCCATTGAAGAAGTTTCTAAGATCATCAGGAGAGCACCAGTGATTTGGGACAACATTCATGCTAATGATTATGATCAAAAGAGGCTTTTTCTTGGGCCTTACAAAGGTCGGTCGACAGAACTCATCCCTCGACTAAAGGGAGTTCTCACCAATCCAAACTGTGAATTTGAAGCCAATTATGTTGCTATTCACACGCTCGCAACCTGGTACAAGTCTAACATGAATGGAGTGAGGAAAGATGTGGTGATGA CTGATACTGAAGACAGTACAGTTTCTATCCAGATTAAACTGGAAAATGAGGGGAGCGATGAAGATATCGAAACAGATGTTCTCTACAGCCCACAAATGGCCCTGAAACTGGCCCTAACTGAATGGCTTCAGGAGTTCGGAGTACCTCAGCAATACAGCA GTAGGCAAGTGGCCCACAGCGGAGCTAAGACTGCTGTAGGGGACGTAGGGCCTCTGGTGGCACCGTCGTCTTTAAATGCGGCAACTGTGGTTACCACGGTTTATCAGGAACCCATCATGAGTCAAGGTGCAGCGCTGAGCAGCGAGCCGCCCGCCTTGgtaaaggaggaggagaagaagcaATCTGACGAGGAGCCAATGGACATGGTTGTAGAAAAACAAGAGGACGCAGACAAGAATACTAACCAGATTCTGACAGATATTGCTGAAGCGAAGATGACAGAGGAGTTGAAGCCAATGGATACTGATAAGGAGAGCATAGCTGAATCGAAGTCCCCGGAGATGTCTATGCAGGAAGACTCTGGCAGTGATATTGCCCCTATGCAAACTGATGAACAAATTAACAAGGAACAGTTTGTGCCTGGGCCAAATGAAAAACCACTGTATGCAGTGGAACCGGTGACTTTAGAGGACTTGCAGCTTCTTGCTGACTTGTTTTATCTCCCGTATGAACATGGGCCCAAAGGCGCACAGATGCTGAGAGAATTCCAGTGGCTTAGAGCAAATAGCAGTGTTGTCAGTGTtaactgcaaaggaaaggaTGCTGAAAAG ATAGAAGAATGGCGTAACCGAGCAGCTAAGTTTGAAGAGATGTGCAGCTTGGTGATGGGAATGTTCACTCGCCTCTCCAATTGTGCCAACAGAACAATCCTTTATGATATGTACTCCTACGTCTGGGATATCAAGAGTATTATGTCAATGGTGAAATCTTTTGTGCAATGGTTAG GGTGTCGTAGTCAATCTTCAGCACAGTTCTTAAGTGGAGACCAAGAACCCTGGGCCTTTAGAGGTGGTCTAGCAGGAGAGTTCCAG cgGTTGCTGCCTATTGATGGAGCAAATGACCTCTTTTTTCAACCGCCTCCGTTAACGCCCACTTCCAAGGTGTACACCATAAGACCCTACTTCCCCAAAGATGAG GCATCTGTATATAAGATCTGCAGAGAGATGTACGCTGATGGAGCTGATCAACCTTTCCATAGTTTACCAGACTTAATTGGAGACAA GCTAGTAGGAGGTCTGCTCACCCTCAGCCTAGATTACTGCTTTGTCTTGGAAGATGAGGATGGCATATGTGGCTACGCTCTGGGAACAGTTGATGTGACTCCTTTcattaagaaatgcaaaatgtccTGGATCCCTttcatgcaagaaaaatatactAAACCCAATAGTGACAAGGAGCTGTCTGAGGCAGAG aaaataatgctaAGCTTCCATGAAGAACAAGAAGTGTTGCCAGAATCATTCCTTGCCAACTTCCCATCATTGATAAAGATTGATATCCACAAAAAAGTGACAGATCCAAGTGTGGCCAAAAGCATGATGGCCTGCCTGCTCTCTTCTCTAAAGGCTAATG gcTCCCGTGGGGCTTTTTGTGAAGTGAGACCAGATGATAAAAGAATTCTGGAGTTCTACAGCAAGCTGGGCTGTTTTGAAATTGCTAAAATGGAAGGATTTCCAAAGGATGTCGTTATCCTTGGAAGAAGCCTGTGA
- the KCNIP2 gene encoding Kv channel-interacting protein 2 isoform X2 yields the protein MRSKGRKESLSDSRDLDGSYDQLTGNPPGQTKKALKQRFLKLLPCCRPKSIPSLSESKCFFLPLCDSMASAALSSPDFLADSVEDEFELSTVCHRPEGLEQLQEQTKFTRKELQVLYRGFKNECPSGIVNEENFKQIYSQFFPQGDSSTYATFLFNAFDTDHDGSVSFEDFVSGLSIILRGTIDDRLNWAFNLYDLNKDGCITKEEMLDIMKSIYDMMGKYTYPAMREEAPREHVENFFQKMDRNKDGVVTIEEFLESCQKDENIMRSMQLFDNVI from the exons gCAACCCGCCGGGCCAAACTAAAAAAGCGCTGAAGCAGCGATTCCTCAaactgctgccctgctgccggCCCAAATCCATCCCCTCGCTCAGCGAAAGCAAGTGCTTCTTCTTGcctttgtgt GACAGCATGGCCTCAGCCGCCCTCTCTTCCCCCGACTTCCTTGCAGACAGTGTCGAGGATGAGTTTGAGCTCTCCACCGTCTGCCATCGCCCCGAGGGGCTGGAACAGCTCCAGGAGCAAACCAAGTTCACCCGCAAAGAGCTGCAGGTCCTGTACCGGGGCTTCAAGAAT GAGTGCCCGAGTGGCATCGTTAATGAAGAAAACTTCAAGCAGATCTACTCGCAGTTCTTCCCACAAGGAG ACTCCAGCACGTATGCCACCTTCCTCTTCAATGCCTTTGACACCGACCATGATGGCTCCGTCAGCTTTGAG GACTTTGTGTCCGGGCTGTCCATCATCCTGCGAGGCACCATTGACGACCGCCTGAACTGGGCCTTCAATCTCTACGACCTGAACAAAGACGGCTGCATCACCAAAGAG GAAATGCTGGACATCATGAAATCCATCTATGACATGATGGGCAAGTACACCTACCCGGCCATGAGGGAGGAAGCACCCCGGGAGCACGTGGAGAACTTCTTCCAG AAAATGGACCGAAACAAAGACGGTGTGGTGACAATCGAGGAGTTCCTGGAGTCCTGCCAGAAG GATGAGAACATCATGCGGTCCATGCAGCTCTTCGACAACGTGATTTAG
- the KCNIP2 gene encoding Kv channel-interacting protein 2 isoform X3 — translation MNLEGLEMVAVLVVLVLFVKVLEQFGLFEPMYEDSVEDEFELSTVCHRPEGLEQLQEQTKFTRKELQVLYRGFKNECPSGIVNEENFKQIYSQFFPQGDSSTYATFLFNAFDTDHDGSVSFEDFVSGLSIILRGTIDDRLNWAFNLYDLNKDGCITKEEMLDIMKSIYDMMGKYTYPAMREEAPREHVENFFQKMDRNKDGVVTIEEFLESCQKDENIMRSMQLFDNVI, via the exons ATGAACCTGGAAGGCCTGGAGATGGTCGCGGTGCTGGTGGTCTTGGTCCTCTTCGTCAAGGTGCTGGAGCAGTTCGGCCTCTTCGAGCCCAT GTATGAGG ACAGTGTCGAGGATGAGTTTGAGCTCTCCACCGTCTGCCATCGCCCCGAGGGGCTGGAACAGCTCCAGGAGCAAACCAAGTTCACCCGCAAAGAGCTGCAGGTCCTGTACCGGGGCTTCAAGAAT GAGTGCCCGAGTGGCATCGTTAATGAAGAAAACTTCAAGCAGATCTACTCGCAGTTCTTCCCACAAGGAG ACTCCAGCACGTATGCCACCTTCCTCTTCAATGCCTTTGACACCGACCATGATGGCTCCGTCAGCTTTGAG GACTTTGTGTCCGGGCTGTCCATCATCCTGCGAGGCACCATTGACGACCGCCTGAACTGGGCCTTCAATCTCTACGACCTGAACAAAGACGGCTGCATCACCAAAGAG GAAATGCTGGACATCATGAAATCCATCTATGACATGATGGGCAAGTACACCTACCCGGCCATGAGGGAGGAAGCACCCCGGGAGCACGTGGAGAACTTCTTCCAG AAAATGGACCGAAACAAAGACGGTGTGGTGACAATCGAGGAGTTCCTGGAGTCCTGCCAGAAG GATGAGAACATCATGCGGTCCATGCAGCTCTTCGACAACGTGATTTAG
- the KCNIP2 gene encoding Kv channel-interacting protein 2 isoform X4 produces the protein MSVPAALWDLQGLQTVGIILLLCSSFKLLHALGIINLTWRDSVEDEFELSTVCHRPEGLEQLQEQTKFTRKELQVLYRGFKNECPSGIVNEENFKQIYSQFFPQGDSSTYATFLFNAFDTDHDGSVSFEDFVSGLSIILRGTIDDRLNWAFNLYDLNKDGCITKEEMLDIMKSIYDMMGKYTYPAMREEAPREHVENFFQKMDRNKDGVVTIEEFLESCQKDENIMRSMQLFDNVI, from the exons aTGTCAGTCCCTGCTGCACTCTGGGACCTGCAGGGGCTGCAGACAGTGGGCatcatcctgctgctctgctccagcttcaAGCTGCTCCATGCCCTGGGCATCATCAACCTGACCTGGAGAG ACAGTGTCGAGGATGAGTTTGAGCTCTCCACCGTCTGCCATCGCCCCGAGGGGCTGGAACAGCTCCAGGAGCAAACCAAGTTCACCCGCAAAGAGCTGCAGGTCCTGTACCGGGGCTTCAAGAAT GAGTGCCCGAGTGGCATCGTTAATGAAGAAAACTTCAAGCAGATCTACTCGCAGTTCTTCCCACAAGGAG ACTCCAGCACGTATGCCACCTTCCTCTTCAATGCCTTTGACACCGACCATGATGGCTCCGTCAGCTTTGAG GACTTTGTGTCCGGGCTGTCCATCATCCTGCGAGGCACCATTGACGACCGCCTGAACTGGGCCTTCAATCTCTACGACCTGAACAAAGACGGCTGCATCACCAAAGAG GAAATGCTGGACATCATGAAATCCATCTATGACATGATGGGCAAGTACACCTACCCGGCCATGAGGGAGGAAGCACCCCGGGAGCACGTGGAGAACTTCTTCCAG AAAATGGACCGAAACAAAGACGGTGTGGTGACAATCGAGGAGTTCCTGGAGTCCTGCCAGAAG GATGAGAACATCATGCGGTCCATGCAGCTCTTCGACAACGTGATTTAG